One Bacteroidales bacterium DNA window includes the following coding sequences:
- a CDS encoding DUF3109 family protein has protein sequence MLEIQKTLVSLDLIEKKFVCDLNVCKGACCVIGDSGAPITNEEQNILEELYPIVREYMTPEGIEAVDSQGWYIFDEDGDCVTPLINNNECAYTFKNPEGITMCAFEKAFHENKIDFLKPVSCHLYPVRITKYEEYDAVNYERNGICKSACEKGEKLGTPLFMFLEQPLTRAYGKEWFKELKIAAETYSKQKE, from the coding sequence ATGTTAGAGATTCAAAAGACTCTTGTTAGTTTAGATTTAATTGAGAAAAAATTTGTTTGTGATTTAAATGTCTGTAAAGGAGCTTGTTGTGTGATAGGAGATTCTGGGGCTCCTATAACTAACGAAGAGCAAAATATATTAGAAGAGTTGTATCCAATAGTTCGTGAGTACATGACGCCCGAAGGGATTGAAGCTGTTGATTCTCAAGGGTGGTATATATTTGATGAAGACGGAGACTGTGTTACACCTCTGATTAATAATAATGAATGTGCTTACACATTTAAAAACCCGGAAGGGATAACAATGTGCGCATTTGAAAAAGCGTTTCATGAAAACAAAATTGACTTTTTGAAACCGGTTAGTTGCCATTTATATCCTGTGCGAATAACAAAATATGAGGAGTATGATGCCGTTAATTATGAGAGAAATGGTATTTGCAAGTCAGCATGTGAAAAAGGTGAAAAACTTGGAACACCGTTATTTATGTTTTTAGAGCAACCATTAACAAGAGCGTACGGCAAAGAGTGGTTCAAAGAGTTGAAGATTGCTGCAGAAACATATAGCAAACAGAAGGAGTAA